A genome region from Macaca nemestrina isolate mMacNem1 chromosome 20, mMacNem.hap1, whole genome shotgun sequence includes the following:
- the LOC105478656 gene encoding MEF2-activating motif and SAP domain-containing transcriptional regulator isoform X6: protein MGLLPCPLSVQVPIPALAMTLAASSQRSQIIRSKFRSVLQLRIHRRNQEQNPGVQAPSSQHSSLAPWPALPHPGAPLSTQPCSSRPGLLPAGLSGSFIVSPVSDPDPWISASGPPLAPALPSGTAPFLFSPGVLLPEPEYCPPWRSPKKPRGSKVGAALKPSTPYLLFQESPKISQRWRESKPRGNLTYHQYMPPEPRQGSRADPQAEGSALGPPGPPLWEGTDSQQPHPRMKPCVLTPCPPGVPSPSPPPHKLELQTLKLEELTVKPSAASHRPPLPRAVDTAPAPTTTSAPAAAPALNPSSAPGSPALTLEEELQEAIRRAQLLPNRDIDDILEDQVEPDDPLPPIPLDFPGSFDVLSPSPDSEGLSSVFSSSLPSPTNSSSPSPRDPTDSLDWLEALSGGPPLGSGPPPPSIFSADLSDSSSSRLWDLLEDPW from the exons ATGGGGCTCCTGCCCTGCCCCCTCTCCGTCCAGGTCCCCATCCCGGCCTTGGCAATGACCCTGGCGGCTTCCTCCCAGCGTTCCCAAATCATTCGCTCCAAGTTCCGATCTG TCCTCCAGCTTCGGATCCACAGACGGAATCAGGAGCAGA ATCCAGGAGTTCAGGCGCCCAGCTCCCAGCACTCAAGTCTTGCGCCCTGGCCTGCCCTCCCGCACCCCGGGGCCCCGCTTTCCACACAGCCTTGCTCCTCCCGGCCTGGCTTGCTGCCTGCAGGCCTCTCAGGGTCCTTCATCGTCTCTCCAGTCTCGGATCCAGACCCGTGGATCTCAGCCTCAGGCCCTCCTCTGGCCCCGGCCTTGCCCTCAGGCACGGCCCCTTTCCTCTTCAGCCCTGGGGTCCTGCTCCCCGAGCCAGAATATTGTCCTCCTTGGAGGTCCCCAAAGAAG CCCCGGGGCAGCAAGGTGGGAGCGGCGCTGAAGCCTAGCACACCGTACCTGCTCTTCCAGGAGTCTCCCAAGATCTCCCAACGCTGGAGGGAGTCCAAGCCCAGGGGGAACTTGACATACCACCAGTACATGCCCCCAGAGCCGAGACAGGGATCCAGGGCGGACCCCCAAGCCGAGGGGTCCGCCCTGGGTCCTCCCGGGCCACCTCTGTGGGAAGGGACAGACTCGCAGCAGCCACATCCTAG GATGAAGCCCTGTGTTCTCACTCCCTGCCCACCAGGAGTCCCTAGCCCCTCGCCCCCTCCACACAAGTTGGAACTTCAGACCCTTAAACTGGAGGAGCTGACG GTCAAGCCCAGCGCAGCATCTCACAGGCCACCTCTTCCACGTGCCGTGGATACGGCACCGGCTCCAACTACCACTTCGGCTCCTGCTGCAGCTCCAGCCCTGAACCCTTCCTCAGCGCCGGGCTCACCGGCTCTGACTCTGGAGGAGGAGCTACAGGAAGCGATCCGGAGGGCGCAG TTGCTTCCGAACCGGGACATCGATGACATCCTGGAGGATCAGGTGGAGCCTGATG ACCCCCTGCCCCCCATTCCCCTGGACTTCCCTGGCTCCTTCGACGTGCTGTCCCCTTCCCCGGACTCTGAAGGCCTCTCGtctgttttctcctcttcacTCCCATCTCCCACGaactcctcctccccttctcccaggGACCCCACGGACTCCCTGGACTGGCTGGAGGCCCTGAGCGGGGGTCCTCCTCTGGGTTCTggtcccccaccccccagcatcttctctgctgacttaTCTGACTCCAGCAGCAGCCGGCTGTGGGACCTGCTGGAGGATCCGTGGTGA
- the LOC105478656 gene encoding MEF2-activating motif and SAP domain-containing transcriptional regulator isoform X4 → MALARSAALAESRREARGREPAARPPARTGCVRGLGTRVPPTTAAPTRLPGQAPGHSLPAFLLPPPSSLHSPPASDPQTESGADPGVLLPEPEYCPPWRSPKKPRGSKVGAALKPSTPYLLFQESPKISQRWRESKPRGNLTYHQYMPPEPRQGSRADPQAEGSALGPPGPPLWEGTDSQQPHPRMKPCVLTPCPPGVPSPSPPPHKLELQTLKLEELTVSELRQQLRLRGLPVSGTKSMLLERMRGGAPPRERPKPRREDTPAGAPWPRLRPKALAAARRQGSVKPSAASHRPPLPRAVDTAPAPTTTSAPAAAPALNPSSAPGSPALTLEEELQEAIRRAQLLPNRDIDDILEDQVEPDDPLPPIPLDFPGSFDVLSPSPDSEGLSSVFSSSLPSPTNSSSPSPRDPTDSLDWLEALSGGPPLGSGPPPPSIFSADLSDSSSSRLWDLLEDPW, encoded by the exons ATGGCGCTGGCCCGCAGCGCTGCGCTGGCAGAGAGCAGGCGGGAGGCCCGAGGAAGGGAGCCTGCTGCCCGCCCACCCGCCCGCACAGGCTGTGTAAGGGGGCTGGGCACGCGTGTCCCGCCAACAACTGCAGCTCCCACCCGCCTGCCAGGCCAGGCTCCTGGACACTCCCTTCCcgccttcctcctcccacctccctcctccctccacagTCCTCCAGCTTCGGATCCACAGACGGAATCAGGAGCAGA CCCTGGGGTCCTGCTCCCCGAGCCAGAATATTGTCCTCCTTGGAGGTCCCCAAAGAAG CCCCGGGGCAGCAAGGTGGGAGCGGCGCTGAAGCCTAGCACACCGTACCTGCTCTTCCAGGAGTCTCCCAAGATCTCCCAACGCTGGAGGGAGTCCAAGCCCAGGGGGAACTTGACATACCACCAGTACATGCCCCCAGAGCCGAGACAGGGATCCAGGGCGGACCCCCAAGCCGAGGGGTCCGCCCTGGGTCCTCCCGGGCCACCTCTGTGGGAAGGGACAGACTCGCAGCAGCCACATCCTAG GATGAAGCCCTGTGTTCTCACTCCCTGCCCACCAGGAGTCCCTAGCCCCTCGCCCCCTCCACACAAGTTGGAACTTCAGACCCTTAAACTGGAGGAGCTGACG GTCTCAGAGCTCCGGCAGCAGCTGCGCCTGCGGGGCCTCCCAGTGTCGGGGACCAAATCCATGCTCCTGGAGCGCATGCGCGGCGGCGCCCCGCCCCGCGAGCGGCCGAAGCCGCGGCGCGAGGACACTCCCGCGGGTGCTCCCTGGCCGCGCCTCAGGCCCAAGGCCCTGGCAGCCGCCCGGCGTCAGGGCTCG GTCAAGCCCAGCGCAGCATCTCACAGGCCACCTCTTCCACGTGCCGTGGATACGGCACCGGCTCCAACTACCACTTCGGCTCCTGCTGCAGCTCCAGCCCTGAACCCTTCCTCAGCGCCGGGCTCACCGGCTCTGACTCTGGAGGAGGAGCTACAGGAAGCGATCCGGAGGGCGCAG TTGCTTCCGAACCGGGACATCGATGACATCCTGGAGGATCAGGTGGAGCCTGATG ACCCCCTGCCCCCCATTCCCCTGGACTTCCCTGGCTCCTTCGACGTGCTGTCCCCTTCCCCGGACTCTGAAGGCCTCTCGtctgttttctcctcttcacTCCCATCTCCCACGaactcctcctccccttctcccaggGACCCCACGGACTCCCTGGACTGGCTGGAGGCCCTGAGCGGGGGTCCTCCTCTGGGTTCTggtcccccaccccccagcatcttctctgctgacttaTCTGACTCCAGCAGCAGCCGGCTGTGGGACCTGCTGGAGGATCCGTGGTGA